From a single Accipiter gentilis chromosome 10, bAccGen1.1, whole genome shotgun sequence genomic region:
- the PIERCE2 gene encoding piercer of microtubule wall 2 protein, translating to MKQNTLRQPDRQRQMMKEKEVGKHQRPGPGPARRGTPPAEPARPPQRASAAPQRPGYSLPATNRGCPGAGASDPGLCPAPGSPAAPLAAALPGRLRTEGKKTTSAEKLPSSLNTEQNQSPHLPLCANPGNPVFSCMLDPKTVITNGSSTKPQVLLFKTTSSEYGAIPPVSQLVPCIYHPVDQTFSKHLLACGSFEDSYLNTAIDRSKVYDYPNFQHTL from the exons ATGAAACAGAACACCTTGCGTCAGCCGGACAGACAGAGGCAGATGATGAAAGAGAAGGAAGTTGGCAAACACCAGCGCCCAGGGCCAGGGCCGGCACGGCGGGGAACGCCGCCCGCGGAGCCCGCTCGGCCCCCACAGAGAGCCTCGGCCGCCCCGCAGCGCCCCGGTTACTCGCTCCCCGCGACCAACCGCGGCTGCCCCGGCGCCGGCGCCAGCGACCCCGGGCTTTGCCCCGCTccgggcagccccgccgcgccCCTGGCCGCCGCGCTCCCCGGGAGGCTGCGCACCGAG GGAAAGAAGACGACTTCTGCTGAGAAACTGCCATCAAGTCTGaacacagagcaaaaccaatCTCCTCATCTGCCTCTCTGTGCAAATCCTGGCAACCCGGTGTTTTCCTGTATGCTGGACCCCAAAACAGTCATCACTAATGGTTCTTCAACAAAGCCTCAGGTTTTACTGTTTAAAACAACTTCAAGTGAATATGGTGCTATACCACCTGTCTCACAGTTGGTACCCTGTATTTATCATCCAGTGGATCAAACCTTTTCAAAACACTTACTCGCTTGTGGGTCATTTGAAGATAGTTATTTAAACACTGCTATTGACAGAAGTAAGGTATATGACTACCCCAATTTCCAGCATACTCTGTAA